The following proteins come from a genomic window of Ilumatobacter coccineus YM16-304:
- a CDS encoding glycogen synthase: MRVLFATAELSPVATVGGLAAAAAGLGAELRRSGVDLDLVMPDYGDIALVDETTVELDVPDWVGAAVARQGRHPAVGPLTLIGVPGMARPHPYLQPDGAGWPDNAERFFRFARAVAAYCERTQPDVLHLNDWHTGAALAALDDPPPSVVSIHNLAYQGVADGAWLDRIGLNASHYEWWGDTNPLSGALALADRIVAVSPNYSGEIQTAANGFGLDGPLRNRADALVGILNGIDTDVWNPATDPHIAANYDAATLDAKQASRDALVERFGWSAEGGDAPIATVVTRLTEQKGIDLLVPLIPLLDQIPMRLAILGSGDAVLASRLAELAARFPDVFAFVDGYDETLSHLLFAGGDLFLVPSRFEPCGLTQMQAMRYGTIPVVTAVGGLVDTVPDADASPTGVGFVAAEVSSEHLLAALFRAARRVTNKRRRTALQKRMMSIDHSWTAPAAEYAALYDELVAERG, translated from the coding sequence ATGCGCGTCCTGTTCGCCACCGCTGAGCTGTCTCCCGTCGCAACGGTCGGCGGACTCGCCGCGGCGGCCGCAGGTCTCGGGGCCGAACTCCGCCGTTCGGGCGTCGATCTCGACCTCGTCATGCCCGACTACGGCGACATCGCGCTCGTCGACGAGACCACGGTCGAACTCGACGTTCCCGACTGGGTGGGTGCCGCGGTCGCCCGGCAAGGACGCCACCCGGCGGTCGGGCCACTCACCCTCATCGGGGTGCCGGGCATGGCTCGCCCGCATCCCTACCTGCAGCCCGACGGCGCCGGCTGGCCCGACAACGCCGAGCGGTTCTTCCGCTTCGCCCGGGCGGTCGCCGCGTACTGCGAGCGCACCCAGCCCGACGTACTGCACCTCAACGACTGGCACACGGGCGCCGCACTCGCCGCGCTCGACGATCCGCCGCCGAGCGTGGTGTCGATCCACAACCTGGCGTATCAGGGCGTCGCCGACGGAGCGTGGCTCGACCGCATCGGACTCAACGCCTCGCACTACGAGTGGTGGGGCGACACGAATCCACTGTCGGGCGCGTTGGCCCTGGCAGACCGCATCGTCGCGGTCTCCCCGAACTACTCCGGGGAGATCCAGACCGCCGCCAACGGGTTCGGTCTCGACGGCCCGCTGCGCAACCGAGCCGACGCACTCGTCGGCATCCTCAACGGCATCGACACCGACGTCTGGAACCCTGCGACCGACCCGCACATCGCGGCCAACTACGACGCCGCCACCCTCGACGCGAAGCAGGCCAGCCGTGACGCGCTCGTCGAGCGGTTCGGGTGGTCCGCCGAAGGCGGCGACGCTCCGATCGCCACCGTGGTGACCCGCCTGACCGAGCAAAAGGGCATCGACCTGCTCGTTCCGCTCATCCCGCTGCTCGATCAGATTCCCATGCGACTGGCGATCCTCGGGTCGGGCGATGCGGTGCTCGCCAGCCGCCTCGCCGAACTGGCCGCTCGCTTCCCCGACGTGTTCGCGTTCGTCGACGGCTACGACGAGACCTTGTCGCACCTGCTCTTCGCCGGCGGCGACCTCTTCCTCGTGCCGAGTCGGTTCGAACCATGCGGTCTCACGCAGATGCAGGCCATGCGATACGGCACGATCCCGGTCGTGACCGCGGTCGGCGGTCTGGTCGACACCGTGCCCGACGCCGATGCCTCGCCGACCGGTGTGGGCTTCGTCGCCGCCGAGGTCTCGTCCGAGCACCTCCTCGCGGCGCTGTTCCGAGCGGCTCGCCGGGTGACCAACAAGCGACGACGCACCGCACTGCAGAAGCGCATGATGTCGATCGACCACTCGTGGACGGCTCCAGCGGCCGAATACGCCGCGCTGTACGACGAACTCGTCGCCGAACGAGGCTGA
- a CDS encoding transglycosylase domain-containing protein, protein MQRLGWIPRLALIIAAGALLMTSVVIAIAPRLWAVANAHSEDPVELPEFEPLAQRTYVYDTNGIEIALYELENSQPIDYDEIPEHVVRAFLTVEDKEFFNHDGVNVRSLFRATLSNFASDAPQQGASTITMQVVKNDFLAGLERDGRYKLLQAHYARMLEKKMTEEMGSRELGKQAIMERYLNTVFFGNNSYGIQAAAETYYGKTAAELTFVEAAFLAGLVRSPSGFDPINEPERSRARWLQVLDRLVDEGVETEVPGQFITEEFGAELEESFDIPSRVKSIPTRSNERTYFTEALRDYLLNKTDILGETYAERYNQLFRGGLRIHTTLDSSMQQAAEIARRDKLPDTAGQFDAALVSLDVETGAVRAMVGGAGFKPNEREVNMALSPRQTGSSIKFFILAAAVQAGAQAGDLIDGRRGCRLPTNNPDEPVFQINGGVSGFIGNLNQITASSINCGFARLSQIVGLNRVVDTTYRMAESAYLYAGQPADERLPIEPFASFATGANEMTPLDMASGIQTVANEGVHKEPFFVEYINSADGERRYTHFDPGTSVLDRDAALETVQIMKGVIRGGTGRDAALELDRPAFGKTGTQQDNTNAWFVGGSKQLATAVWVGDPDAYTPMVGIPEFQQVGVPKVQGGTFPADIWKAFMDPAHAALPVEDWDDPAPPERANARLVLPGTECSVTVVGFEPVEVEVDPDAEPTTTVEGAEPVEPELVPITVKDDLGTTIPPDILDPNHPLPSVPASQQVDPCF, encoded by the coding sequence GTGCAACGTCTCGGCTGGATCCCTCGCCTCGCCCTGATCATCGCAGCCGGTGCGCTGCTGATGACCTCGGTCGTGATCGCGATCGCGCCTCGCCTGTGGGCGGTCGCCAACGCTCACTCCGAGGATCCCGTCGAGCTGCCCGAATTCGAACCGCTGGCGCAGCGCACCTACGTGTACGACACCAACGGCATCGAGATCGCGCTGTACGAGCTCGAGAACTCCCAGCCCATCGACTACGACGAGATCCCCGAGCACGTCGTGCGGGCGTTCCTCACCGTCGAAGACAAGGAGTTCTTCAACCACGACGGCGTCAACGTGCGCAGCCTCTTCCGGGCCACGCTGTCGAACTTCGCCTCCGATGCGCCGCAGCAGGGTGCATCGACCATCACGATGCAGGTGGTCAAGAACGACTTCCTCGCCGGCCTCGAACGAGACGGCCGCTACAAGCTGCTGCAGGCTCACTACGCGCGCATGCTCGAGAAGAAGATGACCGAGGAGATGGGGTCGCGCGAGCTGGGCAAGCAAGCCATCATGGAGCGCTATCTCAACACGGTGTTCTTCGGCAACAACTCCTACGGCATCCAAGCGGCTGCCGAGACCTACTACGGCAAGACGGCCGCCGAACTGACCTTCGTCGAGGCGGCGTTCCTTGCCGGTCTCGTCCGGTCGCCGTCGGGCTTCGACCCGATCAACGAACCCGAGCGCAGCCGTGCTCGCTGGTTGCAGGTGCTCGATCGGCTCGTCGACGAGGGCGTCGAGACCGAGGTTCCGGGTCAGTTCATCACCGAGGAGTTCGGCGCCGAGCTCGAAGAGAGCTTCGACATCCCGTCGCGCGTCAAGTCGATCCCGACCCGCTCCAACGAGCGCACCTACTTCACCGAAGCGCTGCGTGACTACCTGCTCAACAAGACCGACATCCTCGGTGAGACGTACGCCGAGCGCTACAACCAGCTGTTCCGCGGCGGGTTGCGGATTCACACGACGCTCGACTCCTCGATGCAACAGGCGGCCGAGATCGCTCGCCGTGACAAGCTGCCCGACACCGCCGGACAGTTCGACGCGGCGCTCGTGTCGCTCGACGTCGAGACCGGGGCGGTCCGGGCGATGGTCGGCGGTGCCGGCTTCAAGCCGAACGAGCGCGAGGTCAACATGGCGCTCAGCCCTCGCCAGACCGGCTCGAGCATCAAGTTCTTCATCCTCGCCGCGGCCGTCCAGGCCGGCGCGCAAGCGGGCGACCTCATCGACGGTCGTCGTGGCTGCCGCCTCCCGACCAACAACCCCGACGAGCCGGTGTTCCAGATCAACGGTGGCGTCTCCGGGTTCATCGGCAACCTCAACCAGATCACGGCGAGCTCCATCAACTGTGGGTTCGCTCGCCTGTCGCAGATCGTCGGCCTCAACCGCGTGGTCGACACCACGTACCGCATGGCCGAGTCCGCCTACCTCTACGCCGGGCAGCCGGCCGACGAGCGGCTTCCGATCGAGCCGTTCGCGAGTTTCGCAACGGGCGCCAACGAGATGACGCCGCTCGACATGGCGTCGGGGATCCAGACCGTGGCCAACGAGGGCGTGCACAAGGAGCCCTTCTTCGTCGAGTACATCAACAGCGCCGACGGCGAGCGTCGCTACACGCACTTCGATCCGGGTACGTCGGTGCTCGATCGTGACGCGGCGCTCGAAACGGTGCAGATCATGAAGGGCGTCATCCGCGGTGGCACCGGACGCGATGCGGCGCTCGAACTCGACCGGCCGGCGTTCGGCAAGACGGGTACCCAGCAAGACAACACCAATGCGTGGTTCGTGGGCGGTTCCAAGCAGCTCGCCACGGCGGTGTGGGTCGGCGACCCCGACGCCTACACGCCGATGGTCGGCATTCCCGAGTTCCAGCAGGTCGGCGTTCCGAAGGTGCAGGGCGGCACGTTCCCGGCCGACATCTGGAAGGCGTTCATGGACCCGGCGCACGCCGCGCTGCCCGTCGAGGACTGGGACGACCCGGCACCGCCCGAGCGGGCGAACGCGCGACTGGTGCTTCCGGGCACCGAGTGCTCGGTCACCGTCGTCGGATTCGAGCCCGTCGAGGTGGAGGTCGACCCCGATGCCGAGCCGACCACCACGGTCGAAGGCGCCGAACCGGTCGAGCCCGAGCTGGTGCCGATCACGGTCAAGGACGATCTGGGCACCACCATCCCGCCCGACATCCTCGACCCGAACCACCCGCTCCCGTCGGTGCCGGCCTCGCAGCAGGTCGATCCCTGCTTCTGA
- a CDS encoding TIGR03621 family F420-dependent LLM class oxidoreductase, whose protein sequence is MSDAHSPFPIKPFRFGVQLRNAPDGVAWTEQAKRIESHGYSTATMPDHFDDQFAPMPALQAMLSATTTLRVGALVFDNDYKHPLVLAKELATMDVLSNGRVEIGLGAGWMIADYEQAGMQYDRAGVRIDRFVEGLAVIKGLMGQEPFSFDGDHYTIREHNGFPKPVQAPHPPIIIGGGGPRVLDIAAREADIVGVNGTLHAGVIGPEAIATMTRDAVIEKVGIVADAARAAGRLDHIEMNVRTFFVSVTDDRDAQTAAMAEMIGVDEQMVRESPFALIGSPEQIADDLVARREEFGFSYVIVGANEIDDFAPVVARLAGT, encoded by the coding sequence ATGAGCGACGCACACAGCCCCTTCCCGATCAAGCCGTTTCGCTTCGGTGTCCAGCTCCGGAACGCTCCCGACGGCGTTGCCTGGACCGAGCAGGCGAAACGCATCGAGAGCCACGGCTACAGCACCGCCACGATGCCCGATCACTTCGACGACCAGTTCGCCCCCATGCCGGCATTGCAAGCCATGCTGTCGGCCACCACCACGCTGCGCGTCGGTGCGCTCGTGTTCGACAACGACTACAAGCATCCGCTCGTCCTCGCCAAGGAACTCGCCACGATGGACGTCTTGTCGAACGGTCGTGTCGAGATCGGTCTCGGTGCCGGTTGGATGATCGCCGACTACGAGCAGGCCGGGATGCAGTACGACCGGGCGGGCGTGCGCATCGACCGCTTCGTCGAAGGCCTCGCCGTCATCAAGGGCCTCATGGGCCAGGAGCCGTTCTCGTTCGACGGCGACCACTACACGATCCGCGAGCACAACGGATTCCCGAAGCCGGTCCAGGCACCGCACCCGCCGATCATCATCGGTGGCGGCGGGCCCCGTGTGCTCGACATCGCGGCGCGCGAGGCCGACATCGTCGGGGTCAACGGCACGCTGCACGCCGGGGTGATCGGCCCGGAGGCGATCGCCACGATGACCCGCGATGCGGTGATCGAAAAGGTCGGCATCGTCGCCGACGCCGCTCGTGCCGCCGGCCGCCTCGATCACATCGAGATGAACGTGCGGACGTTCTTCGTCAGCGTCACCGACGACCGTGACGCGCAGACCGCGGCCATGGCCGAGATGATCGGCGTCGACGAGCAGATGGTCCGAGAGTCGCCATTCGCGCTCATCGGCAGCCCCGAGCAGATCGCCGACGACCTCGTCGCTCGCCGTGAGGAGTTCGGGTTCAGCTACGTGATCGTGGGCGCGAACGAGATCGACGACTTCGCCCCGGTCGTCGCCCGACTCGCCGGCACCTGA
- the glgC gene encoding glucose-1-phosphate adenylyltransferase yields MATDPNVLVIVLAGGEGKRLQPLTNDRAKPAVPFAGTYRMIDFALSNFANAGYLKIVVLTQYKSHSLDRHITQTWRFSAMLDDYVTPVPAQMRRGPYWFQGSADAIYQNLNLIHDEKPDIVCVFGADHIYRMDPRQMVEEHRENGAGVTVAAIPVPKHEAREFGVIESDADGKIIAFHEKVDNPPTMPGNDEMCLASMGNYVFNTQTLIDIVTPQGVADEKSTLTDLGGDVIPALTATGDARVYDFSKNVIPGQDARERGYWRDVGTLDAFFHANMDLIAPVPHFNLYNDKWPVFTTRKALPPAKVSRGRGGEPAFVDGSLLCQGSIISGAHVENSIIGPGTYIDHDAHVTESIIFPGVRIGAGARLHRCIVDKNVAVPDFRRIGHEAELDRAEFTVSDEGVVVLPKDYKFS; encoded by the coding sequence ATGGCAACCGACCCGAACGTTCTCGTCATCGTCCTCGCCGGAGGCGAGGGCAAACGCTTGCAGCCGCTCACCAACGACCGTGCCAAACCAGCGGTCCCGTTCGCCGGGACCTATCGGATGATCGACTTCGCCCTGTCGAACTTCGCCAACGCCGGTTACCTCAAGATCGTCGTCCTCACGCAGTACAAGAGCCACAGCCTCGACCGCCACATCACGCAGACCTGGCGGTTCTCGGCGATGCTCGACGACTACGTCACGCCGGTGCCGGCCCAGATGCGGCGTGGTCCGTACTGGTTCCAGGGGTCGGCCGACGCGATCTATCAGAACCTCAATCTCATCCACGACGAGAAGCCCGACATCGTCTGCGTGTTCGGCGCCGACCACATCTACCGGATGGATCCGCGCCAGATGGTCGAAGAACACCGCGAGAACGGAGCGGGCGTCACCGTCGCGGCGATCCCGGTGCCGAAGCACGAAGCGCGCGAGTTCGGCGTGATCGAATCCGACGCCGACGGCAAGATCATCGCCTTCCACGAGAAGGTCGACAATCCGCCCACCATGCCTGGCAACGACGAGATGTGTCTCGCGAGCATGGGCAACTACGTGTTCAACACCCAGACGCTCATCGACATCGTCACCCCGCAGGGGGTCGCCGACGAGAAGAGCACGCTCACCGACCTCGGCGGCGACGTCATTCCGGCGCTCACCGCGACCGGCGACGCTCGCGTCTACGACTTCTCGAAGAACGTCATCCCCGGCCAAGACGCTCGCGAGCGGGGCTACTGGCGTGACGTCGGAACGCTCGATGCGTTCTTCCACGCCAACATGGACCTCATCGCTCCGGTTCCGCACTTCAACCTCTACAACGACAAGTGGCCGGTGTTCACCACCCGCAAGGCGCTGCCGCCCGCCAAGGTGTCGCGGGGACGGGGTGGAGAGCCGGCGTTCGTCGACGGCAGCCTGCTCTGCCAGGGATCGATCATCTCCGGAGCTCACGTCGAGAACTCGATCATCGGGCCGGGCACGTACATCGATCACGACGCCCACGTCACCGAGTCGATCATCTTCCCCGGTGTACGCATCGGTGCAGGTGCTCGACTGCACCGCTGCATCGTCGACAAGAACGTCGCCGTGCCCGACTTCCGACGGATCGGACACGAAGCCGAACTCGACCGCGCCGAGTTCACGGTGAGCGATGAAGGCGTCGTCGTGCTGCCGAAGGACTACAAGTTCAGCTGA
- a CDS encoding metal-dependent hydrolase: MIVGSVLPLLDGIFGGARALHSITVSIALLVVLMLATSGRKPIRKMLLGIPIGMFMHLVFDAAWNDTDTFWWPFTGFEFADAEFPIAARGWWSVVLEALGVAGCVWLLRHNQLGDAARRRHFFSTGQLSAVPERFG, from the coding sequence TTGATCGTCGGCTCGGTGCTGCCGTTGCTCGATGGCATCTTCGGCGGCGCTCGGGCGCTGCACTCGATCACGGTGAGCATCGCGCTCCTCGTCGTGCTGATGCTGGCCACATCGGGCCGCAAACCGATCCGCAAGATGCTGCTCGGCATCCCGATCGGCATGTTCATGCACCTCGTGTTCGACGCCGCTTGGAACGACACCGACACGTTCTGGTGGCCGTTCACCGGCTTCGAGTTCGCCGACGCCGAGTTCCCGATCGCGGCCCGCGGTTGGTGGAGCGTGGTGCTCGAGGCGCTCGGAGTCGCCGGGTGCGTGTGGCTGCTTCGTCACAACCAGCTCGGCGACGCCGCTCGCCGGCGCCACTTCTTCTCGACCGGGCAGCTCTCGGCGGTGCCCGAACGCTTCGGTTGA
- a CDS encoding zinc ribbon domain-containing protein, whose amino-acid sequence MTTDPEATESSEPAAEVSPAERIAALQAADTEIDQLVHRRERLPERESLATASAAMKAWEAKRASMRNRLDELTGVIEKAESEAAELRQHKERLEAQMKTVIAPREAEALMHEMSTLDEQRDAVETVELEALEEQAALDDDLTVHLGLEAAHRDTMSRADEVLAGVVAEIDAEIAAITVRRDAARAELSDGLLARYDRVRTASGVAVATLSGHRCEGCHLDLSAAEIDDVKDEAAANGGIADCPQCGRMLVV is encoded by the coding sequence ATGACGACCGATCCCGAGGCCACCGAATCGTCCGAGCCAGCAGCCGAGGTCAGCCCGGCGGAGCGCATCGCTGCGTTGCAGGCGGCCGACACCGAGATCGACCAGCTGGTCCACCGTCGTGAACGACTGCCCGAACGCGAGTCGCTCGCGACCGCGTCGGCGGCGATGAAGGCGTGGGAAGCGAAGCGTGCATCGATGCGCAACCGCCTCGACGAACTCACCGGCGTGATCGAGAAGGCCGAGAGCGAAGCCGCCGAACTCCGACAGCACAAAGAACGCCTCGAAGCCCAGATGAAGACGGTCATCGCCCCACGCGAAGCCGAGGCGCTGATGCACGAGATGTCGACGCTCGACGAGCAGCGCGATGCGGTCGAGACCGTCGAGCTCGAAGCGCTCGAGGAGCAAGCGGCGCTCGATGACGATCTCACGGTTCACCTCGGGTTGGAGGCAGCGCATCGTGACACGATGAGCCGCGCCGACGAGGTGCTCGCCGGTGTGGTGGCCGAGATCGACGCCGAGATCGCCGCCATCACGGTGCGCCGTGACGCCGCCCGCGCCGAGCTGAGCGACGGGCTGTTGGCGCGCTACGACCGGGTTCGCACCGCGTCAGGCGTCGCGGTGGCGACGCTCAGCGGGCACCGGTGCGAGGGATGCCACCTCGACCTGTCGGCCGCCGAGATCGACGATGTCAAGGACGAAGCGGCTGCGAACGGCGGCATTGCCGACTGCCCGCAGTGCGGCCGCATGCTCGTCGTCTGA
- the ppc gene encoding phosphoenolpyruvate carboxylase: protein MSTPDTSGYEELGNDIRLLGRLLGDVVREQAGDDTFELVESVRQIAVEGRRSGTSSVDDLQRTLGEQPIDQQLHVIRAFDWLSLLANTAEDVHVERRRRHHRRSGSGPQPGSLEAALDAISSTGTPIDAIASVVADLQVSPVITAHPTEVRRKTILDVLGVIADLLEERSLLDDSDPARAEIEAALDVKILTLWQTAILRLSKLRVSDEINEALRYYDASLFETIPTLERDLERLAADRLGVDDLDASSVVSMGSWIGGDRDGNPFVTAEVMRLAIQRQAETALGHHLDALYALSTELSMSARLITPTPELEALAEASEDESRFRADEPYRRALRGMYARLYAFADHVLDAGAGALGGPPPRVPLEAYPSLDQLLADLDVVAASLRSHGARDLAEASVEPVRRAVATFGAHLCGLDMRQNSAVHEAVVADLFAQAGVCPDYLELDEDARVEILSAELTSPRGLRHRTAVYSDQTRQELAVLDAAAEAVAELGARAVPHYVISMATAVSDVLEVAVLLKEIGLMTVATDDAPASAQLDIVPLFETIGDLAASAATVTALMEHPTYRDLVASRGNRQEVMIGYSDSNKDGGYLSSQWNLFHAQASLLAAADDAGVRLRLFHGRGGTVGRGGGPAYQAILAQPAGSVDRAIRVTEQGEMVAAKYAQPALARRNLETLVAATLHASCRSADAADAPDPRYVAAMNDMASTAFDAYQRLVYGDDRFVTFFRQITPTNEIATLNVGSRPASRKKSQAIEDLRAIPWVFGWTQCRLMIPAWFGAGSAFDTFAAADDANADLLTEMYGSWGFFRTIIDNMGMVLAKADIDIGRRYADVLVEDDSTRSDIFGRIEQEHATTRTWHAHITGSPDPLNDNPLLARSLRNRYPYLDPLHVMQVDLLRRFRDGDDDELVQRGIQLTINAIATGIRNSG, encoded by the coding sequence GTGAGCACTCCTGACACGTCCGGATACGAAGAACTCGGCAACGACATCCGTCTGCTCGGGCGGCTGCTCGGCGACGTGGTGCGCGAGCAGGCGGGCGACGACACGTTCGAACTCGTCGAGTCGGTCCGCCAGATCGCCGTCGAGGGTCGACGCAGCGGCACCAGCTCGGTCGACGATCTCCAACGAACGCTCGGCGAGCAACCGATCGACCAGCAGCTCCACGTCATTCGGGCGTTCGACTGGCTCTCGCTGTTGGCGAACACCGCCGAAGACGTCCACGTCGAGCGTCGTCGTCGTCACCACCGGCGAAGCGGGAGCGGCCCACAGCCCGGCAGCCTCGAGGCAGCTCTCGACGCGATCTCCTCGACGGGCACGCCGATCGACGCCATCGCCTCGGTCGTCGCCGACCTCCAGGTGAGCCCGGTGATCACCGCGCACCCGACCGAAGTGCGCCGCAAGACCATCCTCGACGTGCTCGGCGTGATCGCCGACCTGCTCGAAGAACGTTCGCTGCTCGACGACAGCGATCCGGCCAGAGCCGAGATCGAAGCAGCGCTCGACGTGAAGATCCTCACGCTCTGGCAGACCGCGATACTTCGGCTGTCGAAGCTTCGTGTGTCCGACGAGATCAACGAGGCGCTGCGGTACTACGACGCCAGTCTTTTCGAGACGATCCCGACCCTCGAGCGAGATCTCGAACGCCTCGCCGCCGACCGTCTCGGCGTCGACGACCTCGACGCGTCGAGCGTGGTCAGCATGGGCTCGTGGATCGGTGGCGACCGCGACGGCAACCCGTTCGTCACCGCCGAGGTGATGCGCCTCGCGATCCAGCGTCAGGCCGAGACCGCCCTCGGTCACCATCTCGACGCGCTGTACGCGCTGTCGACCGAGTTGTCGATGTCGGCCCGCCTCATCACGCCGACGCCCGAGCTCGAAGCGCTGGCCGAGGCGTCCGAAGACGAGTCGCGGTTCCGAGCCGACGAGCCGTACCGGCGGGCGCTGCGCGGCATGTACGCGCGCCTGTACGCGTTTGCCGACCACGTGCTCGACGCCGGGGCCGGTGCGCTCGGCGGCCCGCCCCCGAGGGTCCCGCTCGAGGCGTACCCGTCGCTCGACCAACTGCTCGCCGACCTCGACGTCGTCGCCGCCTCGCTCCGCTCGCACGGGGCCCGAGACCTGGCCGAGGCATCGGTCGAACCGGTCCGCCGAGCGGTGGCGACGTTCGGCGCACATCTGTGCGGTCTCGACATGCGGCAGAACTCCGCCGTGCACGAAGCGGTCGTGGCCGACCTGTTCGCTCAGGCCGGGGTGTGCCCCGACTACCTCGAACTCGACGAAGACGCCCGGGTCGAGATCCTGAGCGCCGAACTGACGAGCCCTCGTGGGCTCCGTCACCGCACTGCGGTCTACTCCGATCAGACCCGACAAGAACTCGCCGTCCTCGATGCCGCCGCCGAAGCCGTGGCCGAACTCGGTGCGCGAGCGGTGCCGCACTACGTCATCTCGATGGCCACGGCCGTCAGCGACGTGCTGGAGGTTGCGGTCCTGCTCAAGGAAATCGGTCTGATGACGGTCGCCACCGACGACGCTCCGGCCTCGGCGCAACTCGACATCGTCCCGCTCTTCGAGACGATCGGCGACCTCGCGGCATCGGCCGCGACCGTCACGGCGCTCATGGAACATCCGACCTACCGCGACCTCGTGGCGTCGCGGGGCAATCGCCAAGAGGTGATGATCGGCTACTCCGACTCGAACAAGGATGGCGGCTACCTGTCGTCGCAGTGGAACCTCTTCCACGCGCAGGCCTCGCTGCTCGCTGCCGCCGACGACGCCGGTGTGCGACTGCGACTGTTCCACGGTCGCGGCGGCACCGTCGGCCGCGGTGGCGGCCCCGCCTATCAGGCCATCCTCGCTCAGCCGGCCGGTTCGGTCGACCGAGCGATCAGAGTCACCGAACAGGGCGAGATGGTCGCCGCCAAGTACGCGCAGCCCGCGCTCGCCCGCCGCAACCTCGAAACGCTCGTGGCCGCCACCCTGCACGCCTCGTGCCGCTCGGCCGACGCAGCCGACGCCCCCGATCCGAGATACGTCGCTGCGATGAACGACATGGCCTCGACCGCGTTCGACGCCTATCAACGGCTCGTCTACGGCGACGACCGGTTCGTCACGTTCTTCCGTCAGATCACGCCGACCAACGAGATCGCGACGCTCAACGTCGGCAGCCGACCGGCATCGAGGAAGAAGTCGCAGGCCATCGAAGACCTCCGCGCGATTCCGTGGGTGTTCGGCTGGACGCAGTGTCGTCTGATGATCCCCGCCTGGTTCGGGGCCGGGTCGGCGTTCGACACGTTCGCCGCAGCCGACGACGCGAACGCCGACCTCCTCACCGAGATGTACGGCTCGTGGGGATTCTTCCGAACGATCATCGACAACATGGGCATGGTGTTGGCGAAGGCCGACATCGACATCGGTCGCCGCTACGCCGACGTGCTGGTGGAAGACGACAGCACCCGCAGTGACATCTTCGGACGCATCGAGCAGGAGCACGCCACCACGCGCACCTGGCACGCGCACATCACCGGCTCGCCCGACCCGCTCAACGACAACCCGTTGCTCGCCCGCAGCCTGCGCAACCGGTACCCGTATCTCGACCCGTTGCACGTCATGCAGGTCGACCTGCTGCGGCGCTTCCGCGACGGTGACGACGACGAACTGGTGCAGCGCGGCATCCAGCTCACGATCAACGCGATCGCCACGGGAATCCGCAACTCGGGCTGA
- a CDS encoding histidine phosphatase family protein yields MLILLRHGRTEANKAGLLQGRLDQDLDDLGRLQAERSAAKILGDADVDAVIASPLKRAQQTAAAFGKPVETDERWIELSYGVYEGVPHADVPSEVWNTWLNDFDFVPDGGESLSTLDARVRGACDDLIERAVDQNIVVVSHVSPMKSAVGWALGTDIGISWNCHLDHASICTIGFRGRRPILQTFNHTA; encoded by the coding sequence GTGTTGATCCTGCTGCGTCATGGGCGAACCGAAGCCAACAAGGCGGGGCTGCTCCAGGGTCGCCTCGACCAAGACCTCGACGACCTCGGCCGTCTCCAGGCCGAGCGCTCGGCAGCGAAGATCCTCGGTGATGCCGACGTCGACGCGGTGATCGCCAGCCCCCTCAAACGGGCACAGCAGACCGCTGCGGCGTTCGGCAAGCCGGTCGAGACCGACGAGCGGTGGATCGAACTCTCGTACGGCGTGTACGAAGGTGTGCCGCATGCCGACGTCCCGTCGGAGGTGTGGAACACCTGGCTGAACGACTTCGACTTCGTGCCCGATGGGGGAGAGTCGCTGTCGACGCTCGACGCTCGGGTGCGCGGCGCCTGCGACGACCTGATCGAGCGGGCCGTCGATCAGAACATCGTGGTGGTGAGCCACGTGTCGCCGATGAAGTCGGCCGTCGGTTGGGCGCTCGGCACCGACATCGGCATCTCGTGGAACTGCCATCTCGACCACGCCAGCATCTGCACCATCGGGTTCCGCGGTCGACGCCCGATCCTGCAGACCTTCAACCACACCGCCTGA